Within the Phaseolus vulgaris cultivar G19833 chromosome 9, P. vulgaris v2.0, whole genome shotgun sequence genome, the region AAGCTTATTAAAAGGGTGAGAAAGTTTGTGGAACCTCACAATACACTTTCACCATATGCATCAAATGTGTGATTTGGATGGAAAGAGATATTGTTAACAAGATTTTTTACATTCACTCTTTTTTTTCACACCTCGATCGTGTTTATATTATCATGGGACTATATATGCACAACCCTTTCTATACTGAATGGTTGaagttaatttcatttttttttcttttattattattattgcatAATATAATGTGATACTTTAATCAAATATACAtcttaaacaatatttattattctcGTATATCTCACACGAAACTCTACTTTACCTTAAACATCGAAACAACTTTTACCAATACACAATGATAAAAAATCAAATGTCTCAAAACATCATCAATCTTTATCAATAACAAGAAGATAAAGATTATCAAGACATGGTACTAAGAATACGAGAATAAATATCCATGATGCGTTGAGCGACACCTGTGAATTAGCGAAAACAGTTACGCTACGTATAGACTCACTCCCACACATAAAGTCACACTTTTTTCTCTTCCATTTCTGCATGTACCCACGCAATGGAAAGCAAGTTCTGGGAGCCTCTTCTTTTCTCTCCCACACTCCCGCTTCTTCCCTGTGTCCCTCTTCCTTCTCTCAAACTTCGCTTTCCCTCCACAACTCCCACCACGCGCCTCCTAGCCCACTCTTCCCTCTCCGATAGCGTTCCCGTCCAAAACACGCCACAAACTCCGCCTTCTGTTAAAGTCCAACCCACCTACTCCCCCACTCCTCCCAACCGAGATCTTCGAACCCCTCACAGCGGGTACTTATTTCACTTTCCCTCCTTCAATTAACACTTTCAATGTTCCCGTTATTTCAATTCATCAATAATTAGGTACCATTTCGATGGGACTGCTCGCAAATTCTTCGAGGGATGGTACTTCAAAGTGTCCATTCCTGAACGGAGGCAGAGCTTTTGCTTCATGTATTCCGTCGAGAGTCCCTCGTTTCGCAAACCGTTGTCGCCACTCGAACAGGTCCAATATGGGCCCAGGTTTACCGGTGTCGGTGCCCAAATTCTCGGTGCCGATGACAAGTACATTTGTCAGTACTCTCCCGAATCGCAATTCTTCTGGGGAAGTAAGGATTAGTTTCTtctatttccattttttttcctCTTGTTGTTAAACCATTATCTTATTCTATGGATCTGAATTTTGGAAATGCTTAGGCAGGCATGAACTGACGTTGGGGAACACTTTCGTGCCCAACCAAAATTCTAAACCTCCAAACAAGGAGCTTCCTCCTCAGGTTTATATACCATCTTTCATTCTCTTGGTtgacattaaaaatataatattttccaGGCACATGGCTATGCCGTGTTAAAGTTTCACCTAAACTCAAATAAGATTAAATTAGTGTCAATTCTAGTAGTGGCTGTTAGGACTATTGGGTCACTTGTTATCATATCATCTCAGATGTCTAGTTACGCAAACTTTATGTTAGAGTCGTCCGGTTCGTTGGTGAGGATATGTTAAAGATCTTACATTGACCAGTGATATAATCATATAATAGTGTATATAAGTGATGACATTGACAACATTTACCGACCCCTTTTGAGGTTAAACTAGGCCAAACTCCAAATCTAAGTCTTCAAGTGATGGTTTTTCAGTGGCACCTGTTTTGTTTCTATCTTGGACCTTGGTTTTTCTTGTTGGTAGTTCTTGATTGTCTTGCAAATGCGATAGGAACAATTTTAAACTACTCAAGCAAATGGTTTATATCTGTCATTATGTCATAGTTGGCTTCCAGACCGGTCTTCTTTATCTCTGCTAATTATGCTTTGTGTTCGGTCATTCTGCTTAGGAATTTAACGATAGAGTGTTGGAAGGTTTTCAAGTCACTCCCCTTTGGAATCAAGGTTTTATTCAAGATGATGGAAGGTGGGTGTTAGATTGCCTTTTTAAGTATTGCATTCTCTGATTATATTAGCACTTGACATGGATTTTAATTGTAGGTCAAATTATGTGGAAACAGTAAAAACTGCTCGTTGGGAGTATAGTACACTACCTGTATATGGTTGGGGTGATGTTGGATCTACACAGAAGTCTACTGCTGGGTGGCTTGCAGCTTTCCCTGTTTTTGAACCACATTGGCAAATATGCATGGCTGCTGGACTGTCAACAGGTATTTGCTACTTGTTCAGCTATTGCCTAtttgatcttttattttatttattatggtCTAGTGTCCTGCTTCTTATGTCTGAACTGAAATATGATAATTTTGATTGGATTATTGATACGGATATATTGTGTCAGTAACTAATAATGCAATTTTTAAAAGATAGGAAAAGAAGAGTGAGTGGTCTTATTCATCTTTTGAATTTCAAAGTCAGAAGTTTAATGTTTGTATAAAGACTGGCTTCTAGGATCATGTTCGATAATCAATCTGTGAAGTGCATGTGTTCTTAAAAATTTAAGCACCCTTGTTTGCGATAAGATAGTTTGTCCTCATTCATTTTCCTCATAAATATTGAATGTCAGGATGGATTGAGTGGGATGGCGAGAGGATTGAGTTTGAAAATGCTCCGTCTTATTCAGAAAAGAACTGGGGTGGAGGATTCCCGAGAAAATGGTTTTGGGTAATTTTTCTGTTCATCACGGAAGTATATCTTTAGTATTCATGATCACATCAATTTCATGGCTTACTATAAAACATCAGCTATAGCTGATAGTATGTATGCAATTACAAACCTTATCGTCTTTTGAAAATTATGGATAGAATGAgttgtttcttcattttatttatatttttagcttttaaaataatcaattgtCTATTTGCTTAATAATCACTAGATGCAAGCATGGTAGTCCTTACACATTTAGGGCTTGAAGACTTTAGGAGAAGGAGTCCTTTTGTTATGTCTTCATGATCAAGTATAACTTGATAAAGGCGAAATATAATCTTCTAAAAGGATTAGCTTTATAGTGATTCATGATGTATGAATGATAGAACACCAATTGATAGACTGATCGAGTATAATTCTGAACATAGACAACACGCACAATACAATTGTTGTCCTAGAGATGGAAGTCTCCTACAGAGAGTATTCTCCATCCACAAACTGCATAACGCAATGCACTAGCATAATGTGACACACCCTGTCATCAGATATAATCCTAATTCAAAATTGCTATCAGTTATTTTTTTGTGAATGACTAATGTTAGGTTTTCTGTAATGACAGAAAGAAAAGGGCTTTATTTGTCCGAGTTTATTGGATTTTCAAAGGAAAACAAATACACAAAGGAGTCTACTCCTTTCACACTTGAATCTGTCCAGTTTGTAACTAACCAAGATCTGCCCTCCTTCCTAACAAAGGCCTACTTTATGGAAGGCATATGCAAACAACTAGACCGACTAACTAACTATTACACTAAACCTAACTAATAGATCAAATCAAAGGATAAAAAAGGTTTAGTTCCTATTTTACCCATCTTCCTATAATACACTTTTAATGTCCTATTGGTATCCTGTGATCTAACACATCATGCATTTTCTAATACAGAAGTGATAATTGATTTCTAATATAGTATAAGTTTTTTCTATTACATACACTCCTAATAATGACCGCCTCCAATTCATCAATGGATCCTTCCTAATCAATCTACTTGGATCTTGGTTCCCATCATTACTTACTCCTTGCTGAAATCAGCCTTGTTGCCAAGGCTGAAAGTAGAAAAAAGCTCCTTCCTTATTACTCTTCATCCATTTTTCAATAGCAGTTGCATCTTCACTTAGGGCTTCATTATCTCCCAAAATTGCTAAAGTGAGCTGATTCGCTTTGCATTGGTGCAAAGAGTGGAATTTCTCTCCTCTTCAGAAAAAAAAGTCTTTCGTTTTTCTCTCCCTGtgttctttttaatttaaatattgcaGCCCCTTAAAATTTTCTGAAAATTCCTTTGATACCTGCCATTTCCTCTTTGTTGACATCAAAGAGGAAGTAAGGTTTCCCCAGTTTGAGAATAACCCGAATTTGTGCCTTTTATCCCATTCCAACTGTTATTGGGTTTGGCTATAGCAATTATAGACATTTACTTACAATTTTGCTTCCCTGCTCCAAACCTCAAAGCCAGCAATGCTGTTTGTTTCCAGTTCTTTGACTGGCAAAGTCTTAGATTAATTTTGGCCGCTTCCACTTCTAAATCTCTTGCCAATTGCATGCCTTGAAGGCAAGATCTGGGGTTAAAAGTATGGATGCTGCACTTGATATTTGGTTGAAGTCCTCTCACCCAAATATTGCTCTCACTCAGCTTATTTACTTGTAGAGAGGAATTCAAATTTCTCAATATAAAATCTTCTAAGGAACCCAACTTCTTCAAGTATAATAATTTCTCATATTGGTTCTTAAACTCTCTTTCCAAACATTAAGTGAAATAGTATTCTATTTCTCTCAAAAGATTGACCCCATTTGATCTCTCCGTATTTACGAGTTAATGAATTTGAAATCAAATGTAGCTTTTATCCAAATTTTACCCaatgataatattttatcataCTCATTAACTCCTTTTTGAGTTGTTCTAGCCTTAAGAACTTGtgtttttatgaatttattcATGGTTTAGTCATATTTAGCACTTTGTGATTGGCTACTTTTCTTTATTATGATGtccaaaaattaaattattgttgCATTAAAAGCATTATGTTATGCATATATGTCATTAAtagatttttaaatattatgtttatatttggTAAACTCTTATTTCATGAGTTTACGTAAGCTTCACGAGTCTACATAAACTCTTTTGACAACTATGTTATAAGTATGTTCTTACTCTTTTGTCAACTATGTTTCTAAATATGTTTTTGCCCCCGTTGATCCATCCTACAGAGTGTTCCCCATTGAAGGTGGGCAGTTCACTTTCTTAACTTCCATACAATAGTCACTCACGCCTTATTACAATCTGAATTAACTAGACCCATTTTTTCTGTAGTCTTTCTCCATGATTGGAACTTCCATGTTCTTCCCCTGCATGTTCTCTGATCACCTTCCTCGTTTCAGTTAAAAGTTGTCTTTCATAGTAGTTTCCATTTGTTCCATCTTTTCTTCTATACTGGCCCCAAGTCAACCTTTAATGCTGCCTCCACATCCTTCAAGATTTTCTTTCAAGAATCCATATGTTATGTCATGGTAATATGACAAACTATTGACCTTCTCAAATTATGGCTTCCTCTTTTGGCGAGGACAAAAACTGATACAGTATTAATTGATAAACTAATGAAAtataattctaaattttaaaactaaacaaTATGTGTTATGAACCTAGCCTAAGTTGATAAAGGATACAAATCACTCTATAGTAAAGGAATTACTTTTAgcaagatatttttttatagttttttgtGGAAATATAACAGAATTCTAAATTGTAGGCTCTTGTTATGCATAGTTACTAGTTAAAGTTGCAAACAATATTtgctatatatatatgtacTGCAACGATACCAAAAAGGCAGCAATGAGTAAAGTCTTAATTTTCTCTCTATTTTATTACCTTTTCCTTCTGTTTTTCGAGGCTCCTTCCCTCAAAGTAAGGTTCTATCAATACAACTGCAAACTGCAACAAAAGTCTCCTAAGGGGACTACTCTCCGTCCACAAACTGCAAATAACAACACACTTCACTAATTATACACCCTACTATTAGTCATAATCCTAATACATAACTCTCATAAGCAATTTTCTATGAATGACTAACACCACGCAGTTTCTATTGCAGAACTATTACAGTGTAAGTTATTTTCTATCTGTgagaaaattagaaaatatttttttcagaaTAACTTGGTGTTTTTTCCAGCTGGAAAAATAATTCAAGAGTATTACAAAGATAATTATTGTCAAAACAATTTACAAGAGAACAATTAAGATACCACAACTTCGTATGATGCATTGAACCTAGCTATACCAAGTGTATATCTTGGCAGAAAAGGCTaatggaaaaaaataaacatggaCGAGGCtcttatttcttaaaatatttctatttccCACCCTATTATATATACTTCTTAATAATTGTCTCAAATCCACCAATGGATCTTCTAACTGACCCACTTATTGGTTTTCAATCAGTAACTCTGTACTGGAATTTTTAGTACATCTGGTTAATATACTTCTATTTTATATCAATAATTACTTATTCTTACCATTATTTGGATTAGtgtttgtatatttttatgCATATAAAATTGTTGATGTATCTGCAGGTTCAATGTAATGTTTTTGAAGGTGGTAGTGGAGAAATTGCACTTACGGCAGCTGGTGGATTGAGACAAATTCCTGGAATAACTGAGACCTTTGAAAATGCTGCATTGGTAACTTTATACAGCATTCACTATCATTTTGACATATTTCACAATTATATTTCACTGGCTTCATGTAATATTAAGTTTAGCTCCGAAATAAATGGTGGGGCGAGGGTTAATGGGATTGATGAATATCGAGAATGTGTAGCTAAATTGATTGTTGTCCTTTTGTCAAAATCACATTCTGTGCAAGTTAAATATTCTCTATGATTTGACAAAACCTTGTGTGAGGATCAAAACAAGTTATTTTGATTTCTTCAATTTGGTATTGTTTGCATTCCTAACACTTGAAGGAAGCTTTTGTCCTCTGCATGCAATCCTGAGTGACGGAGACTGGTGATAATTATGCTATTAAAGTGGTTTAATTAGGTCG harbors:
- the LOC137822946 gene encoding tocopherol cyclase, chloroplastic isoform X1; the encoded protein is MESKFWEPLLFSPTLPLLPCVPLPSLKLRFPSTTPTTRLLAHSSLSDSVPVQNTPQTPPSVKVQPTYSPTPPNRDLRTPHSGYHFDGTARKFFEGWYFKVSIPERRQSFCFMYSVESPSFRKPLSPLEQVQYGPRFTGVGAQILGADDKYICQYSPESQFFWGSRHELTLGNTFVPNQNSKPPNKELPPQEFNDRVLEGFQVTPLWNQGFIQDDGRSNYVETVKTARWEYSTLPVYGWGDVGSTQKSTAGWLAAFPVFEPHWQICMAAGLSTGWIEWDGERIEFENAPSYSEKNWGGGFPRKWFWVQCNVFEGGSGEIALTAAGGLRQIPGITETFENAALIGIHCDGKFYEFVPWNGIVNWEVTTWGYWFMTADNGKYVVELEATADDPGTPLRAPTAEAGLAPACKDTCFGSLKLQMWERRYDGSKGKIILNVSSNMAALEVGGGPWFDTWKGKTSTPAALRSALELPIDVEAIFNLVPLFKPPGL
- the LOC137822946 gene encoding tocopherol cyclase, chloroplastic isoform X2, which gives rise to MYSVESPSFRKPLSPLEQVQYGPRFTGVGAQILGADDKYICQYSPESQFFWGSRHELTLGNTFVPNQNSKPPNKELPPQEFNDRVLEGFQVTPLWNQGFIQDDGRSNYVETVKTARWEYSTLPVYGWGDVGSTQKSTAGWLAAFPVFEPHWQICMAAGLSTGWIEWDGERIEFENAPSYSEKNWGGGFPRKWFWVQCNVFEGGSGEIALTAAGGLRQIPGITETFENAALIGIHCDGKFYEFVPWNGIVNWEVTTWGYWFMTADNGKYVVELEATADDPGTPLRAPTAEAGLAPACKDTCFGSLKLQMWERRYDGSKGKIILNVSSNMAALEVGGGPWFDTWKGKTSTPAALRSALELPIDVEAIFNLVPLFKPPGL